A segment of the Hyalangium ruber genome:
TTCGGACGAAAGGGCCTGCGCGAGAGCTTCATCCCCGCCTGCTCCGGGGTGCGCCCGCCCTTCTTCAGGTTGCAGGGCACGCACGAGCAGACGACGTTCTCCCAGGTCGTCTTGCCTCCCTGGGAGCGGGGGTTGACGTGGTCCAGGTTCAGCTCGGAGCGCGGCAGCGTGCGCGCGCAGTACTGGCAGGTGTCCTGATCGCGCGCGTAGATGTTGAGGCGGGAGAAGCGCACCCGCCCCTTGGGCAGGTACTCGTAGGCGGAGAGCACCAGCACCCGGGGGATGCGGATGGAGCGGTTCACCGTGGTGATGCAGTCATGGTGCGCGGCGCTCAGGGCCGCCCAGTCCGCGAACTCGTAGAGCTTGTACTGCTCGTCGATCGCCTTGGCCACTCCCTGGTAGAGCAGCGAGAAGGCACGCTTCACCGAGGTGACGTGGACCGGTTGGTAGTTCCTATTGAGGACCAGGACAGCGCTTTCGATCATGGGCGTCTTTCCTGCTGGGTGGTGCCAGCCACGGCCTCGGTCACCAGCCTGAGTTCCTCCTCCGCGAGACAGCGGACATCGAGGAGCACTTCTCCGTCCGCGATCCTTCCAATAACCGGCGTTTCCGCGCCGCGCAGGCGCTCCAGGAATAGTTCCGGCTTCCCAACTTTGAGGACGCACGCGAAGGAAGGCAATTGGGCCAGGGGCATGGCGCCTCCGCCTACCTGTCCCGACACCGCGACCACGCGAACCTGTACACCCTGTGCGCCGAGCAACTCCTGGAGTCGCTCGGCGCGTGTACGCAGCACCTCGGGCGGCTGGGCAAGCAGGCGCCAGGTCGGCACGGCCTCCGGGCGGCCGTCCCGGTACAGCTCCAGGGTGGCCTCCAGGGCGGCGACCGTCATCTTGTCCACTCTCAGGGCGCGGGTGAGCGGGTGCGCCTTGATGCGGGCCAGCAGCGGCTTGCGCCCTACAACGATGCCGGCTTGAGGGCCTCCGAGCAGCTTGTCTCCGGAGAAGGCCACCACGTCCGCGCCGGCCTCCACGGACATGCGAACGGTGGGCTCGGTGGTCAGTCCCTCGCCGCCCAGCGGCACCAGCGCGCCCGAGCCCAGGTCCTGGAACACGGGCACCCCGCGCCCCCGGCCGAGCGAGGAGAGCTCCGCCACGCCCACCTCTTCGGTGAAGCCCACCAGCGCGAAGTTGGAGCGGTGGACCTTCACCAGCAGGCCCGTGTCCGGGGTGAGCGCGGCCTCGTAGTCGGCGCGGCGCGTGCGGTTG
Coding sequences within it:
- the selA gene encoding L-seryl-tRNA(Sec) selenium transferase, whose amino-acid sequence is MDASPHSKDGGKNALLRALPSIEQLLRRPSLAPRLEALPRARAVAALRLAVDRVRIRLLGGEPRPFEDADVDAALRTLSTPNLRPVLNATGVVLHTNLGRAPLAPEAVERVAAVARGYSNLEYDLDEGERGSRYAPLIGLLTELTGAEDALVVNNCAGAALLVLAALASGKECVVSRGELVEIGGGFRVPDVMRQSGAKLVEVGTTNRTRRADYEAALTPDTGLLVKVHRSNFALVGFTEEVGVAELSSLGRGRGVPVFQDLGSGALVPLGGEGLTTEPTVRMSVEAGADVVAFSGDKLLGGPQAGIVVGRKPLLARIKAHPLTRALRVDKMTVAALEATLELYRDGRPEAVPTWRLLAQPPEVLRTRAERLQELLGAQGVQVRVVAVSGQVGGGAMPLAQLPSFACVLKVGKPELFLERLRGAETPVIGRIADGEVLLDVRCLAEEELRLVTEAVAGTTQQERRP
- a CDS encoding HNH endonuclease gives rise to the protein MIESAVLVLNRNYQPVHVTSVKRAFSLLYQGVAKAIDEQYKLYEFADWAALSAAHHDCITTVNRSIRIPRVLVLSAYEYLPKGRVRFSRLNIYARDQDTCQYCARTLPRSELNLDHVNPRSQGGKTTWENVVCSCVPCNLKKGGRTPEQAGMKLSRRPFRPKWTPLFRGAIRRVTYREWLPFLRVEDASYWNVELLDE